The DNA window TTCTAAATCTTGCAAAAATACCTCTTGCTCTTCTGATGGAGTCTTTATGATGACCTCACGGATTTCTgtaggacttttaaaaaatcctataggattgtcaatatttcctgtaggaggatcaattctcctatgggaattatcattttccgatgggatattaatttttaaaggtaaatatctcacctgttaggtgaaacacactaaaaacaaaagtggttatatactctctagacaatggtctatcatttggtatacatggatttttccgaaaatgcatcttaagcgggtgcaaaaatgccaccttggcactggcataattatccagCACAGTGTTAgttaaattataaattgaaataaaacttttattgaaGGAAAGGGCGATTAATCTGATTCCCAAATAAGTAATCAATCAGTTGTAAACAGATTAATCTTTTACAATTAACAGATTAGAAATTCCAACACCGTTTTGCAAAATAATGATGCAAACATAATAGTTTGGACAGGTTTGTTTGTTACTGTTTACAGATGCATTTTCTGTGTAGTGAGAgaacattcaatttttaatcCTAAGTATTGCAAGCATGTTAGTGATgagtaaatttaattaaaaaaactaatataGGTCTAAATCCATTTCTGTTTCTGCATactattaaaaataatcatttttattttttttaaaagtgtgcCTGAAACGATGTTGTTTGTGAAGATTGTAGGGAGTTTATTACGGATGTAAAAGATATTTGTATACAGTGTACATAATATATAAGTTTATAAGTTGTTTTTCCTCCTAAATCACGGaatgtttattaatttgttaaagttttcttgaaGTCGTGCGTGAAACCATTGGCAATAAAAACATATCATGAGGGACGGCTTtatatgtatgttatttttGATGAGAACAAAAAATGGAGTTTTATTACCTGCTGTAAAAGAAATTCCAAAATACACTGTATTTTCTATGATTGATTGATGAAGCAAGCCCGTGACCTTTGCAGACTTTTTATCCTACGTCGCGTAAACTATTGCTGAATTGTTCAGTTTTCTATACCTTCATAAAATATGCATCGTTTTCATATGTCCATTGACCTTGTACATGGAACAAATTCAATGAGGATTGTTGGTTTTGGAATGAATTCACGaccttgttgttttttttcctttccacttcatttttcttaattcatttttagacaaaatttgCATTGTTATGTGAATGCACGTGATTTCTCATCGGAGTAAAAAATTCCCATGTTTTTGTGTTTGTTGATACCGGGTAATTCTTTGTATCGTACAATGTAAAAATACCGATGACATCATATCATACGATCACGTTCAAAGACAGATAGATGGTCGTCGTAGGAAATATCTACCTCCTTTAGAAGaaaactttatataaatatataaaaattcatgtatAGGAAAAATGTTCTAATTTTGAAGCTAAAGAAATTAGACTTGACTtttgttatttataattattatagttCATGGAAAATATATATCTTGGATAAAACTTAAAAGCGGACCTGTTTTGAGAGGTGTCTGTATCAGAGTTTTAGAGAAAGggtttaaataaatatgaacaaattctaagataaaaaatatttgattgataaatCGTTATTGTTATATAACAAATGCAtcgatttaaaaattaaaaaaaggatgGGCAAACAAGCAATACTCTTTATCCAGAAAAATTAATTGCAGGTTGAGTCTTTGTTGCATAAAACGCGCAATCGATGTATCAGCCAAATACCTGCTCACCTAGTGGGTGGCAGGTCGGTTGTTAAAATTCTGTCCCCGAGTGCTGAATgtttttctatcttaattgtgTTTCAATTaaccattttattttgaaaatgatggATTTTACTTATTTCCGATTTAGTGTTATGAAAAATCTTAACAACAGCGCCTTTTTTACAGCATTAATATACGTGTTTTGGAATATTTTGAAAGGGTTATTTGAATTTGGAAATTGAAGAAGTGTTAAAAAATGATGGAAAAAACCCCCAAATATCCGTATAGCATTTTTAAGGTGCATTAAAACGAAAGACCCGGTTATCCCTATTATCTCCTCATAAAGAATAGTGTGGCCATTAATTTGAATAAAGTTGGTCCTCAATGTTAAGGGATCGTTGATGCCGCCAAGTTTGGTAGAAATGCAAAAAGTTTATTACGGCAACGACAAAACCACCCACAACGACACACGTTTGGACAAATTTTGACTAGAAAAGCTCAATTGCGCAAAAAAGTACTCTCTGATCAggtctatttttatttttaaggagGGGGAAAAACCCATTCAGTAtctataattgataaaactATACAGCCAAAGGTTTTAAATAGTCTGTCACTAGATAAACCACATCTTAATGTAGACTGAGTCGTTCAGACATGAGGTTTAACTTTTCTATGACACTTGTTTCCTATACGGTGTCTGTTTTTACAGTGACCAAGCTGCAAAAATGTACAACCGTTAACTTAAACATCAAATCCGGCAGAGAACTAACTGCAGATATGGCATCACCATTATGGACGATATATGCAGCAACGTATGGGTCTGCTTTGTACCATTGTTTTCCACGTTGTGAAGAGGACGAGAGGTGCGTTGGGATAGAGTTGTGCAGGATACGACCAGATTATTCTAGATGCAGGGGATGCTGCGAATGGTTTGTCAATTGGCACAAAGGAATAGCACTGACTACTTCTGATAAATGCAGATACATAGAGCTAGTATGTATATTAGCAgttttttcaaagataaaatattgttttttttaacaattttaaattggaattttcTTACCAAATTATTATATCTATACAAATGAagattattattatttgatGTAAGACAGatagaatatttattcatttcactgatttgatattaattttttatcattatttattaggACAATAGAACAAATGTCAACGAAACTGGAACCAATGgtgaatattgtttttcatttgtttgtttcTCAGCCTCAGTAATATTCGATTACTAATGATTTGGGtaacatttgtttttgtttgttgactatttgataaaaaaaaatatggagttTACTTGTATTTAACAAAAGTTTCTTTATTTATCTTTGAATAATTGTTAACTGAATGGTAAAACTTAATAAATTTCTTCTCCTTGTCCGCAGTAAATAAAACCAACtgttttattgggtttttttaaaacaacgttTTGAAGTAAAAACGGGAAACAGGCAATAGCAATTGATATAATTACGCTTTTAATTGTaagtgaaaagaaaaaaggtTACACCcaattacatatgatattattaaaaaaaatacagtttattttcGCATGTCTACAAATAAAACATAGTCTGAAATAATTTTCACGTTTTACAGTGGCTTTGCATTCTTCCACAACTGCAAGTTCTGTGGCAGTTTTTGGACCAAACGTTTTGTCGCACAGAAAAGCAGTGGATGGAATTGCACTTTGCCCGCATTCCTCGTATACTTTCCATACGTACGAGGAGGTTGACCCATGGGTTAAAATTAATCTTCAAAG is part of the Crassostrea angulata isolate pt1a10 chromosome 3, ASM2561291v2, whole genome shotgun sequence genome and encodes:
- the LOC128178759 gene encoding fucolectin-5-like, encoding MRFNFSMTLVSYTVSVFTVTKLQKCTTVNLNIKSGRELTADMASPLWTIYAATYGSALYHCFPRCEEDERCVGIELCRIRPDYSRCRGCCEWFVNWHKGIALTTSDKCRYIELDNRTNVNETGTNVALHSSTTASSVAVFGPNVLSHRKAVDGIALCPHSSYTFHTYEEVDPWVKINLQRIVMIWRIIVYNRQDCCGSRLVNLNVTYSNGGQTNSCGYYPGSMAKSGDVILFQCPPDARGSSVKLMVQSPPGIKNYFSLCEVEVYQKKYD